A region of Homo sapiens chromosome 17, GRCh38.p14 Primary Assembly DNA encodes the following proteins:
- the SOX9 gene encoding transcription factor SOX-9, whose protein sequence is MNLLDPFMKMTDEQEKGLSGAPSPTMSEDSAGSPCPSGSGSDTENTRPQENTFPKGEPDLKKESEEDKFPVCIREAVSQVLKGYDWTLVPMPVRVNGSSKNKPHVKRPMNAFMVWAQAARRKLADQYPHLHNAELSKTLGKLWRLLNESEKRPFVEEAERLRVQHKKDHPDYKYQPRRRKSVKNGQAEAEEATEQTHISPNAIFKALQADSPHSSSGMSEVHSPGEHSGQSQGPPTPPTTPKTDVQPGKADLKREGRPLPEGGRQPPIDFRDVDIGELSSDVISNIETFDVNEFDQYLPPNGHPGVPATHGQVTYTGSYGISSTAATPASAGHVWMSKQQAPPPPPQQPPQAPPAPQAPPQPQAAPPQQPAAPPQQPQAHTLTTLSSEPGQSQRTHIKTEQLSPSHYSEQQQHSPQQIAYSPFNLPHYSPSYPPITRSQYDYTDHQNSSSYYSHAAGQGTGLYSTFTYMNPAQRPMYTPIADTSGVPSIPQTHSPQHWEQPVYTQLTRP, encoded by the exons ATGAATCTCCTGGACCCCTTCATGAAGATGACCGACGAGCAGGAGAAGGGCCTGTCCGGCGCCCCCAGCCCCACCATGTCCGAGGACTCCGCGGGCTCGCCCTGCCCGTCGGGCTCCGGCTCGGACACCGAGAACACGCGGCCCCAGGAGAACACGTTCCCCAAGGGCGAGCCCGATCTGAAGAAGGAGAGCGAGGAGGACAAGTTCCCCGTGTGCATCCGCGAGGCGGTCAGCCAGGTGCTCAAAGGCTACGACTGGACGCTGGTGCCCATGCCGGTGCGCGTCAACGGCTCCAGCAAGAACAAGCCGCACGTCAAGCGGCCCATGAACGCCTTCATGGTGTGGGCGCAGGCGGCGCGCAGGAAGCTCGCGGACCAGTACCCGCACTTGCACAACGCCGAGCTCAGCAAGACGCTGGGCAAGCTCTGGAG ACTTCTGAACGAGAGCGAGAAGCGGCCCTTCGTGGAGGAGGCGGAGCGGCTGCGCGTGCAGCACAAGAAGGACCACCCGGATTACAAGTACCAGCCGCGGCGGAGGAAGTCGGTGAAGAACGGGCAGGCGGAGGCAGAGGAGGCCACGGAGCAGACGCACATCTCCCCCAACGCCATCTTCAAGGCGCTGCAGGCCGACTCGCCACACTCCTCCTCCGGCATGAGCGAGGTGCACTCCCCCGGCGAGCACTCGG GGCAATCCCAGGGCCCACCgaccccacccaccacccccaaAACCGACGTGCAGCCGGGCAAGGCTGACCTGAAGCGAGAGGGGCGCCCCTTGCCAGAGGGGGGCAGACAGCCCCCTATCGACTTCCGCGACGTGGACATCGGCGAGCTGAGCAGCGACGTCATCTCCAACATCGAGACCTTCGATGTCAACGAGTTTGACCAGTACCTGCCGCCCAACGGCCACCCGGGGGTGCCGGCCACGCACGGCCAGGTCACCTACACGGGCAGCTACGGCATCAGCAGCACCGCGGCCACCCCGGCGAGCGCGGGCCACGTGTGGATGTCCAAGCAGCAGGCGCCGCCGCCACCCCCGCAGCAGCCCCCACAGGCCCCGCCGGCCCCGCAGGCGCCCCCGCAGCCGCAGGCGGCGCCCCCACAGCAGCCGGCGGCACCCCCGCAGCAGCCACAGGCGCACACGCTGACCACGCTGAGCAGCGAGCCGGGCCAGTCCCAGCGAACGCACATCAAGACGGAGCAGCTGAGCCCCAGCCACTACAGCGAGCAGCAGCAGCACTCGCCCCAACAGATCGCCTACAGCCCCTTCAACCTCCCACACTACAGCCCCTCCTACCCGCCCATCACCCGCTCACAGTACGACTACACCGACCACCAGAACTCCAGCTCCTACTACAGCCACGCGGCAGGCCAGGGCACCGGCCTCTACTCCACCTTCACCTACATGAACCCCGCTCAGCGCCCCATGTACACCCCCATCGCCGACA